One Paramisgurnus dabryanus chromosome 10, PD_genome_1.1, whole genome shotgun sequence genomic region harbors:
- the morn3 gene encoding MORN repeat-containing protein 3: protein MPFLKKPRTTEPPVKQWDKKAQKCGLLHTVYSANGDRYRGEWLDNKKHGNGMQVWKKTGIIYDGEWSFGKRHGYGVLTKFHREQKEYVRVYAGGWQNDKKEGVGTYFYSPLAFYEGHWSKDQRAGWGRMQYENGEVYEGEWLKDKHDGQGVLLLANGNRYEGAWRDGKKNGHGKFFYLDRGQLYEGLWVDGVAKSGTLSDFGRETALNPTMYPIPKVCLIDAQSVLMEAQSNLTEDEGKSTTGTFP from the exons atgccttttttaaagaaaccccGGACTACTGAACCACCTgtaaaacaatgggacaaaaaaGCCCAAAAATGTGGACTGCTCCACACAGTCTATTCAGCCAATGGAGATCGGTACAGAGGCGAATGGTTGGACAATAAGAAACATG GAAATGGAATGCAAGTTTGGAAGAAAACAGGAATAATCTATGATGGGGAGTGGAGCTTTGGAAAGCGCCATGGGTACGGAGTGCTCACCAAGTTTCACCGTGAGCAGAAAGAGTATGTGAGGGTGTATGCAGGTGGCTGGCAAAATGACAAGAAAGAG GGTGTTGGGACGTATTTCTACAGTCCACTGGCTTTCTATGAAGGCCATTGGAGTAAAGATCAGAGAGCTGGATGGGGAAGAATGCAGTATGAAAATGGGGAAGTCTATGAAGGCGAATGGCTGAAGGATAAGCATGATGGACAGGGTGTACTGCTGCTTG CAAATGGAAACCGTTACGAGGGCGCGTGGCGGGATGGAAAGAAGAATGGCCACGGCAAGTTCTTCTATCTGGATAGAGGTCAGCTGTACGAAGGCCTTTGGGTCGACGGCGTTGCAAAATCTGGAACACTGTCTGATTTTGGAAGAGAAACAGCACTTAATCCAACTATGTATCCGATTCCCAAG GTTTGCTTAATAGATGCACAGTCTGTACTGATGGAGGCACAATCAAATCTCACTGAGGATGAAGGAAAATCAACAACGGGCACTTTTCCATAA